The following proteins are co-located in the Vigna unguiculata cultivar IT97K-499-35 chromosome 9, ASM411807v1, whole genome shotgun sequence genome:
- the LOC114163933 gene encoding E3 ubiquitin-protein ligase RNF185, whose amino-acid sequence MASGFGESTGRSPPSPSYFNNNNSNDAGNFECNICFELAQDPIITLCGHLFCWPCLYKWLHFHSQSRECPVCKALVEEEKLVPLYGRGKTSTDPRSKSIPGMNIPHRPAGQRPETAPPPETNNFPHHGFGFMGGLGGFAPPPMASTRFGNFGLPAAFGGFIPSFFNFQLHGFHDGALYGGASGFPHGFSNTFHGIHAHGYPLRTHQGQQDYYLKKLLLVVVFCVLLAFIWQ is encoded by the coding sequence ATGGCAAGTGGGTTTGGGGAATCAACTGGGAGGTCACCCCCAAGCCCTTCGTacttcaacaacaataatagcAATGATGCTGGCAATTTTGAGTGCAACATTTGCTTTGAATTGGCTCAAGACCCCATTATTACTTTGTGTGGTCATCTTTTCTGCTGGCCTTGTCTTTACAAATGGCTTCACTTTCACTCACAGTCACGAGAATGCCCGGTTTGCAAGGCCCTCGTGGAGGAGGAGAAGCTGGTTCCCCTGTATGGGAGAGGAAAGACCTCCACTGACCCGAGATCCAAGTCTATTCCGGGCATGAATATCCCACATCGTCCGGCCGGTCAGAGACCTGAAACTGCTCCTCCACCGGAAACAAATAATTTCCCTCATCATGGGTTTGGATTTATGGGTGGCCTGGGAGGATTTGCGCCACCGCCAATGGCATCAACAAGATTTGGGAATTTCGGATTGCCTGCAGCTTTTGGTGGCTTTATACCGTCCTTTTTCAACTTTCAGTTGCATGGGTTTCACGATGGGGCCTTGTATGGAGGAGCGTCTGGTTTTCCTCATGGGTTTTCTAATACATTTCATGGTATCCATGCTCATGGATATCCTCTTCGCACACATCAAGGTCAACAAGATTATTATTTGAAGAAGCTGCTTCTAGTTGTTGTTTTCTGTGTTCTTCTTGCTTTTATTTGGCAATAG